One Sulfurimonas sp. C5 genomic region harbors:
- a CDS encoding pyruvate flavodoxin oxidoreductase subunit gamma, with product MLEIRWHSRAGQGAVTGAKGLADVISTTGKHVQAFAFYGSAKRGAAMTAYNRVDDSVIMNHEKYMEPDYVLVIDPALVYTSDVTINHKDTTKYIITTHMTTEELKASQPKLADKEVYTVDCIKIAQETIGRPIPNTPMLGALMKISGMYDIEFFKESMIRVLAKLPQKIVDANMIAIQRAYDEVK from the coding sequence ATGCTAGAAATCAGATGGCATAGTCGTGCTGGTCAAGGTGCCGTTACAGGTGCTAAAGGTTTAGCGGACGTTATTTCTACAACTGGTAAACATGTACAGGCATTCGCATTTTATGGTTCGGCAAAACGCGGTGCGGCAATGACTGCATATAATCGTGTTGATGACAGTGTGATTATGAATCACGAGAAATACATGGAACCTGATTATGTATTAGTGATCGACCCGGCATTAGTTTACACATCTGATGTAACTATCAACCATAAAGATACAACAAAGTATATTATTACAACTCACATGACTACTGAAGAGTTAAAAGCTTCTCAACCAAAATTAGCTGATAAAGAAGTTTATACTGTTGACTGTATCAAAATTGCACAAGAAACAATCGGTCGTCCTATCCCAAATACACCGATGTTAGGTGCATTAATGAAGATTTCTGGTATGTATGATATAGAGTTCTTTAAAGAAAGTATGATAAGAGTTCTTGCAAAATTACCACAAAAAATTGTTGATGCAAATATGATCGCTATTCAGCGTGCATATGATGAAGTAAAATAA
- a CDS encoding peptide-binding protein, translating to MKFLIIFIFTFNLLASTLHLATSANPSRLNPLLATDSSSGEIAGFIFNGLLKYDKDNKEIIGDLAKNYYFKDNKTLVFELKHGVKWHDGEEFTAKDVLFTYKTLISDKISSPYSAGFRFVSDVKVLDKYTVEVKYTKPYFKALETWMMGIIPEHILKDDQNIMNSKFNTHPIGTGAYKLEKLEFSKDIELSAFDEYFEGRAKIDKIAFHVIADSMTSFLMLKSAKLDLGSLEPMAYERQLNKEFFEKFNIYEKIALSYTYLGFNLRKKKFQDPNVRKALSLAINRQELVDILFFQHAKVCTGPFLPGSAAFNENVKAPKQDINEAKRLLKSAGYDEKNPFTFEIATSNSSSIRPYAAEILQNQLARAGVIVKLRVMEWQAFLNTVVFPHKFDTVLLGWGLSPTPDPYMFWHSDNDKVGGFNLVGYKNKKIDSMIEKTQSMVDREALAKSWQEMFSIITHDNPYLFLYIPNSITAVNKDIKNIKPALGGIWHNYIEWEK from the coding sequence ATGAAATTTCTTATAATATTTATTTTTACATTTAATCTATTAGCATCAACACTTCATCTTGCAACTTCAGCAAACCCTTCAAGGCTGAATCCTTTACTTGCAACAGACTCTAGCTCAGGAGAGATAGCGGGTTTTATTTTCAATGGACTTCTCAAATATGACAAAGATAACAAAGAGATAATTGGCGATCTGGCAAAAAATTATTATTTCAAAGATAATAAAACACTGGTATTTGAGTTGAAGCATGGAGTAAAGTGGCATGATGGTGAAGAGTTCACCGCCAAAGATGTCCTCTTTACTTATAAAACTTTGATCTCAGATAAAATATCTTCACCATATAGCGCAGGATTTAGATTTGTTTCAGATGTAAAAGTTCTCGATAAATATACAGTTGAAGTCAAATATACAAAACCTTATTTCAAAGCATTAGAGACTTGGATGATGGGTATAATCCCCGAACATATTTTAAAAGATGACCAAAATATTATGAATTCTAAGTTCAATACTCATCCAATTGGAACAGGAGCTTATAAACTTGAGAAGCTGGAGTTTTCTAAAGACATTGAACTGAGTGCTTTTGATGAATACTTTGAAGGCCGGGCAAAAATTGACAAGATTGCTTTTCATGTGATTGCAGATTCAATGACAAGTTTTTTGATGCTGAAATCTGCAAAGCTTGACCTTGGTTCACTTGAACCAATGGCGTATGAAAGACAATTAAACAAAGAGTTCTTCGAGAAGTTTAATATTTATGAAAAGATCGCTTTATCATATACATATTTAGGGTTTAACCTAAGAAAAAAGAAGTTTCAAGACCCCAATGTTCGTAAAGCACTTTCTCTAGCAATTAACAGACAAGAACTTGTAGATATTCTTTTTTTTCAACATGCAAAAGTTTGTACAGGACCTTTTTTACCTGGTAGTGCAGCGTTTAACGAAAACGTAAAAGCACCGAAACAAGATATAAATGAAGCAAAACGCTTACTCAAAAGTGCAGGCTATGATGAGAAAAACCCTTTTACTTTTGAGATCGCAACATCCAATTCAAGTTCTATAAGACCATATGCGGCAGAGATCCTACAGAACCAGTTAGCTCGTGCTGGGGTTATTGTAAAACTGCGTGTAATGGAGTGGCAGGCTTTTTTAAACACTGTCGTTTTCCCGCATAAGTTTGACACGGTACTACTTGGATGGGGATTATCACCTACACCGGATCCATATATGTTCTGGCATAGCGATAACGATAAAGTAGGCGGTTTTAATCTTGTAGGGTATAAAAATAAAAAGATTGATTCGATGATTGAAAAAACTCAGTCTATGGTTGACAGAGAAGCATTGGCAAAAAGCTGGCAGGAAATGTTTTCTATCATCACCCATGACAATCCGTATCTTTTTTTATATATTCCAAACTCGATAACAGCAGTAAATAAAGATATTAAAAACATTAAGCCTGCACTAGGCGGTATATGGCACAACTATATAGAATGGGAGAAATAA
- a CDS encoding ATP-binding cassette domain-containing protein, with translation MVQLNITKQLQGSQGDMQLLVDLNIKQGEFVALSGKSGSGKTTLLRILAGLEEAQGNITVDQNSWLDQKHKLPPQKREIGFVFQDYALFPNMSVLENLLFVQKDRELAEHLLEVTELTELQDRLPNQLSGGQKQRVALCRSLMNRPKILLLDEPLSALDPTMRTKLQNEILALHKEFNITTIMVSHDPSEIYRLASRVIVLNHGSIEADGIPKNILLKTQGSAKFSFHGELLDIIKVDVINVAVISIGQQLVEVVVSDEEVKNLQIGQVLSVSTKAFSPMLNN, from the coding sequence ATGGTTCAATTAAATATAACTAAACAACTTCAAGGCTCTCAGGGAGATATGCAGCTCCTTGTGGATCTCAACATCAAACAAGGGGAGTTTGTAGCCCTCAGTGGAAAAAGCGGGAGCGGTAAAACGACACTGCTTAGAATTCTTGCCGGTCTTGAAGAAGCACAGGGAAATATTACTGTCGATCAAAACAGCTGGCTAGATCAAAAACACAAATTACCACCGCAAAAGAGAGAGATAGGTTTTGTATTTCAAGACTATGCACTTTTTCCTAATATGAGTGTACTTGAGAACCTTCTATTTGTTCAAAAAGACAGAGAACTTGCAGAACATCTTTTAGAAGTAACGGAACTGACAGAACTTCAAGACAGACTGCCAAACCAACTCAGCGGTGGGCAAAAGCAGCGTGTGGCACTGTGTCGATCACTGATGAACAGACCAAAAATTCTTTTACTTGATGAACCGCTCTCAGCACTAGATCCGACAATGCGTACAAAACTGCAAAACGAGATTTTAGCCTTACATAAAGAGTTTAACATTACGACGATCATGGTAAGTCACGATCCAAGTGAGATCTATCGTTTAGCTTCTCGTGTCATAGTATTGAATCACGGTTCAATTGAAGCTGACGGTATACCGAAAAATATCCTTTTAAAAACACAGGGAAGTGCTAAATTTTCATTTCACGGAGAGCTTTTAGACATCATTAAGGTGGATGTCATCAATGTTGCCGTCATCTCGATCGGACAACAGCTTGTGGAAGTAGTTGTAAGTGATGAAGAGGTAAAAAATCTTCAAATAGGTCAAGTGCTAAGTGTCAGTACAAAAGCATTTTCACCGATGCTGAACAACTAA
- a CDS encoding 4Fe-4S dicluster-binding protein, producing MANTGWNEFEIGAMLRSFEGGIDDIAGTLQEDRNYSKSNSFTASVADWRIEKPVFNKDYCIDCQFCWIYCPDISIISRDKKMVGVDMDHCKGCGICVEVCPTNPKSLLMFPEHADEETEIARWPEKESKEN from the coding sequence ATGGCAAATACAGGTTGGAATGAATTTGAAATAGGAGCTATGTTACGTTCTTTCGAAGGTGGTATCGACGATATCGCCGGAACTTTACAAGAGGATCGTAATTACTCTAAAAGTAACTCGTTTACTGCTTCGGTTGCAGACTGGAGAATTGAAAAACCGGTTTTCAACAAAGACTATTGTATTGATTGTCAATTTTGTTGGATTTATTGTCCGGATATCTCTATTATTTCTAGAGATAAAAAAATGGTTGGTGTAGATATGGATCACTGTAAAGGGTGTGGTATCTGTGTTGAGGTTTGTCCTACAAACCCTAAATCACTTTTAATGTTCCCAGAGCATGCAGACGAAGAGACTGAAATTGCTAGATGGCCAGAGAAAGAAAGCAAGGAGAATTAA
- the rplM gene encoding 50S ribosomal protein L13, translating to MKFTKIASAEQIDQKWVLIDAEGKTFGRLITEVATILRGKNKPCYTPNIDCGDYVVIINASKATFKGLDKIANKEYHSHSGYFGSTKSVKMTELLEKNPEKLYKLATRGMLPKTKLGAKMLKKLKVYAGAEHPHTAQIAK from the coding sequence ATGAAATTTACTAAAATTGCTTCTGCTGAACAAATCGATCAAAAATGGGTTTTAATCGATGCAGAGGGTAAAACTTTTGGTCGTTTAATCACTGAAGTTGCAACTATCCTTCGTGGTAAAAACAAACCTTGTTATACTCCAAATATTGACTGTGGTGACTATGTAGTTATCATCAACGCTTCTAAAGCTACATTCAAAGGTTTAGACAAAATTGCTAACAAAGAGTACCACTCACACTCTGGTTACTTCGGTAGCACAAAAAGCGTTAAAATGACTGAGCTTTTAGAGAAAAACCCTGAGAAACTATACAAATTAGCTACTCGCGGTATGCTTCCTAAAACTAAGCTTGGTGCAAAAATGCTTAAAAAATTAAAAGTTTATGCAGGTGCTGAACATCCTCACACTGCACAAATTGCTAAGTAA
- a CDS encoding OprD family outer membrane porin: MFIIKKKLHLLSTITSIALLSGALQANEPEVRSAIKANGQMVYFEKQKKANSLTDMLKEGNFYGRLRNNNFYFWYDDSTSNTHFISGLGASLVYKSADYNGFDFTIAGYGARAFFSETQDNVNTIKAGKDLFSRFNYVNTGSKSLYTFAQANIAYKISKTKLIAGRQLVETFYTKSNDTKMIPNSFDGVVIESKDIQDSKLKVAYLAKQKLRDHQDSHSVLMYGDASSSSSIHPEWNQNDDSAMHKGLTYTALSTAGKSTSAPLIVLDFQNNSVKDLQINFASYVVPELLSQTMGEVNYNMNLGGFSVTPGVRYIHQFDNGAGAVGGASLTGSTSGYKSPNSLKADMIAARIVTKIDDYKINLGYTNILDKADLVTPWRGFPTAGYTRSMGIYNWRANTKSYRLELVKGDNKTGIYKNGFFQTSVLYVDGDKTKSESDKMFYYFGYIKNLASAPQFQYRFRLGYNDYIKDDKTKTDFIDSRLELNYTF, from the coding sequence ATGTTTATAATAAAGAAAAAACTACACTTATTAAGTACAATCACATCTATCGCACTCTTATCTGGTGCTCTTCAAGCAAATGAACCTGAAGTTCGTTCTGCGATTAAAGCAAATGGACAAATGGTCTATTTTGAGAAACAAAAAAAAGCGAATAGTTTGACTGATATGCTTAAAGAAGGAAATTTTTATGGAAGACTACGTAATAACAATTTCTACTTTTGGTACGATGACTCTACAAGCAACACTCATTTTATTAGTGGACTAGGTGCTAGTCTTGTTTACAAAAGTGCAGACTATAATGGTTTTGATTTTACAATAGCAGGATATGGTGCACGTGCTTTTTTTAGTGAAACACAGGATAATGTAAATACTATTAAAGCAGGTAAAGATCTATTCAGCCGTTTTAACTATGTAAATACTGGTTCAAAATCTCTTTATACATTTGCTCAAGCAAATATTGCGTATAAAATTTCAAAAACAAAACTAATTGCAGGTAGACAACTTGTTGAAACTTTTTATACAAAGTCTAATGATACAAAAATGATTCCAAACAGTTTTGACGGTGTTGTTATTGAGTCAAAAGATATTCAAGATTCAAAACTAAAAGTTGCTTACCTTGCTAAACAAAAACTTAGAGATCATCAAGATTCACATTCGGTTTTAATGTACGGTGATGCAAGTTCTTCATCATCAATTCATCCTGAATGGAATCAAAATGATGATTCGGCAATGCATAAAGGTTTAACATATACAGCATTAAGCACAGCAGGAAAATCAACAAGTGCACCGCTTATCGTACTTGATTTTCAAAACAACTCTGTAAAAGATCTACAAATCAATTTTGCATCGTACGTAGTTCCTGAACTTCTCTCACAAACAATGGGTGAAGTAAACTACAATATGAACCTTGGAGGTTTTTCTGTTACTCCGGGTGTGAGATATATCCACCAGTTTGATAACGGTGCAGGTGCTGTCGGCGGCGCTTCACTTACTGGAAGCACAAGCGGATATAAGAGTCCTAACTCTTTAAAAGCGGATATGATTGCAGCGAGAATCGTAACAAAAATTGATGATTATAAAATCAATTTAGGATATACAAATATTTTAGATAAAGCGGATCTTGTAACTCCATGGAGAGGTTTCCCGACTGCAGGCTATACAAGAAGTATGGGTATTTATAACTGGAGAGCAAATACAAAAAGCTATAGACTTGAACTTGTAAAAGGTGATAACAAAACAGGTATTTACAAAAACGGATTTTTCCAAACATCTGTTTTATATGTAGACGGAGATAAAACAAAGTCAGAAAGTGATAAAATGTTTTACTATTTCGGATATATTAAAAACCTGGCATCAGCTCCTCAGTTCCAATACCGTTTTAGACTTGGTTATAACGACTACATTAAAGATGACAAGACTAAAACAGATTTTATTGACTCGAGATTAGAGTTAAATTATACATTCTAG
- a CDS encoding RecB-like helicase — MSGFINNLAYEASAGSGKTFMLVVRYLSLLFQGADPSKILALTFTNKAAAEMSERIVETLEELESRGELCEIVKVTGFSQEQLLAQRDQILKEFLNANTKIMTIDSFFTKVLRKFSLYTSLMPDFTTASSQHELKLLSRFLSEVSVANKRNTLIELSLESKKRVTDIFSLLNQFYEKKEELANFSYKRLYEKSYEARALEALENIKKIVASCKGASATLQKAVNLDSFEELLNTTWVYKDTLDYWVFKKCFTPDMDYNLTIIQECVQEYFAQKEQNFFYALNELVAIYKKSKKALYVDDSELSFSDVTLLVYEILHRLDDSEFLYFRIDATIEHMLLDEFQDTSIIQYEILKPLINEITSGNGVAENGSFFFVGDVKQSIYRFRGGVSALFGEVAKQNNTQIEKLRVNYRSQKEVVEFVNNTFINKIKNYTPQLVREDVTGGYVSITTDDEVLEATLTQVQELLEKGADVDEIAILCATNGDGEEIKNLLTEKKIDVVTETTTKLINQRAVKAVLEYLKYLYFQEEIYKHNFFALLGREVEVIERVDFSRVKLVDVVKSAIDKYKLFEDDFHLMRFITALQNYQDIEALLFEYERLEISAAASDISGVRVLTIHKSKGLEYEHVIVMDRLKKAPAPRDSIIYKYEGIELQSIYLRIKNRDLLDPEYAEALAKEKTLIEEDSLNGLYVAFTRARENLFIIKKTKDSLFDLLELSDGSFGTLKLAPKEQKAPVVYEKMNYRDFYYGTQVEILAYEEEKEEDLASINFGLATHYTLEMLEEFTTESLPSALSMTENKFGFALEEHEFAEIEKRVKQLLENNQFAELVHGECYKEKGLKYKNNLRYIDLLVKKEDKWMIIDYKTGEHFHKEYIKQVKSYIKAVEEITNQEVEGYLCYLLSDDVKIVKV; from the coding sequence ATGTCTGGATTTATAAATAATTTAGCCTATGAAGCAAGTGCGGGAAGCGGAAAGACTTTTATGCTTGTCGTGCGTTACTTGTCATTGCTTTTTCAAGGGGCTGATCCAAGCAAAATATTAGCACTTACTTTTACCAACAAAGCGGCAGCAGAGATGAGTGAGCGTATTGTCGAGACACTTGAAGAGCTTGAAAGCAGAGGTGAACTTTGCGAGATTGTAAAAGTGACAGGTTTTTCACAAGAGCAGCTTCTTGCGCAAAGAGATCAGATCCTAAAAGAGTTTCTAAACGCAAATACGAAGATTATGACGATTGACAGTTTCTTTACAAAAGTACTTCGCAAGTTTTCACTATACACCTCCTTGATGCCTGACTTTACAACCGCATCTTCTCAACATGAGCTAAAACTTCTAAGCAGATTTTTATCTGAAGTAAGTGTGGCAAATAAACGAAATACTCTGATCGAACTTTCACTTGAATCAAAAAAAAGAGTTACCGATATTTTCAGTCTTTTAAATCAGTTTTATGAGAAAAAAGAGGAACTTGCTAACTTTAGTTATAAACGTTTGTATGAGAAAAGTTATGAGGCGAGGGCACTCGAAGCGTTAGAGAATATTAAAAAGATTGTAGCTTCTTGTAAAGGGGCATCGGCTACTTTGCAAAAAGCTGTAAATCTGGATAGTTTTGAAGAGTTGTTAAATACCACCTGGGTGTATAAAGATACTTTGGATTACTGGGTATTTAAAAAGTGTTTTACGCCAGATATGGATTATAACCTGACGATTATTCAGGAGTGTGTGCAGGAGTATTTTGCCCAAAAAGAGCAAAACTTTTTTTATGCCCTTAATGAACTTGTTGCAATCTATAAAAAATCGAAAAAAGCACTTTATGTAGATGACAGTGAACTGAGTTTCTCTGACGTAACACTGTTAGTATATGAGATACTACATCGTCTGGATGACAGTGAGTTTTTATATTTTAGAATAGATGCAACGATCGAGCATATGCTGCTTGATGAGTTTCAAGATACGAGTATCATTCAATACGAAATTTTAAAGCCGCTCATTAATGAAATCACATCAGGAAACGGTGTAGCTGAAAACGGCAGTTTCTTTTTCGTTGGGGATGTAAAGCAGTCTATTTACAGGTTCCGTGGTGGTGTTTCGGCTTTATTTGGTGAGGTTGCAAAACAGAACAATACACAGATCGAAAAACTGCGTGTGAACTATCGTTCACAAAAAGAAGTAGTAGAGTTTGTCAACAACACTTTTATAAACAAGATTAAAAACTACACACCGCAGTTAGTACGTGAAGATGTTACAGGTGGTTATGTTTCAATTACGACAGATGATGAAGTTTTAGAGGCAACACTCACTCAAGTGCAGGAACTTTTAGAAAAAGGTGCAGATGTAGATGAGATCGCAATACTCTGTGCGACAAACGGTGACGGGGAAGAGATCAAAAATCTTTTAACTGAGAAGAAGATTGATGTTGTAACTGAGACTACAACTAAGCTAATTAATCAAAGAGCCGTAAAAGCAGTTCTTGAATACTTGAAATATCTCTATTTTCAAGAAGAGATTTACAAACATAACTTTTTTGCCTTGCTTGGGCGTGAAGTTGAAGTGATAGAAAGAGTTGATTTTAGCAGGGTAAAACTGGTTGATGTAGTAAAATCTGCTATCGATAAATATAAACTGTTTGAAGATGATTTTCACTTGATGCGCTTTATTACAGCACTGCAAAATTATCAAGATATTGAGGCACTGCTTTTTGAATATGAACGTCTTGAGATCTCTGCAGCGGCAAGTGACATCAGCGGGGTGAGGGTGCTTACTATCCATAAGTCTAAAGGTCTCGAGTACGAGCACGTTATCGTGATGGACAGACTTAAAAAAGCTCCTGCACCTAGAGACAGCATCATTTACAAATATGAGGGAATTGAGCTGCAAAGTATCTACTTGCGTATTAAAAATAGAGATTTACTTGATCCTGAATACGCAGAAGCGCTTGCAAAAGAGAAAACTCTGATCGAAGAAGACAGTTTAAACGGTTTGTATGTTGCCTTTACAAGGGCGAGAGAAAACCTGTTTATCATCAAAAAAACAAAAGATTCCCTTTTTGACCTTTTGGAACTCTCAGACGGAAGTTTCGGCACTTTAAAACTTGCACCAAAAGAGCAAAAAGCACCAGTAGTCTATGAAAAGATGAACTACCGAGACTTTTATTACGGCACGCAAGTTGAGATTTTGGCATATGAAGAGGAGAAAGAGGAAGACTTAGCAAGTATCAACTTCGGTTTGGCAACCCACTATACTTTGGAGATGCTAGAGGAGTTTACTACAGAGTCATTGCCAAGTGCGCTCTCTATGACGGAAAACAAATTCGGTTTTGCTTTAGAGGAACACGAGTTTGCCGAAATCGAAAAAAGAGTAAAACAGCTTTTAGAAAATAATCAGTTTGCAGAACTTGTGCATGGTGAGTGTTACAAAGAAAAAGGGCTTAAATATAAAAATAATCTGCGTTATATAGACCTGCTTGTAAAAAAAGAGGACAAATGGATGATTATTGATTACAAGACGGGTGAACACTTTCACAAAGAATATATAAAACAGGTAAAAAGTTATATCAAAGCAGTTGAAGAGATTACAAATCAAGAGGTAGAAGGGTATTTGTGCTACCTCTTAAGTGATGATGTAAAGATCGTAAAAGTTTAG
- a CDS encoding HAD-IA family hydrolase has product MIILFDLDGTLIDSTEAILEGFHHSFETHNHTHPSDEEIKALIGHPLDVMFAELGAPEEKVWDFVDTYKEHYRKISTQKTELLPLAREAILLASEFAELGIVTTKTGKYSRVLMEHFGVMDKFRVLIGREDVENPKPHAEPIQKALSAFEDITTKDIWMIGDTELDLISAQNALVNGIGVLCGYGMENTLKQYTSTIFNNSLEAIEYLKRVKETH; this is encoded by the coding sequence TTGATAATACTTTTTGATTTGGACGGAACCCTTATAGATTCTACAGAAGCTATTTTAGAAGGTTTCCATCATTCATTTGAAACTCATAATCATACTCATCCGAGTGATGAAGAGATCAAAGCACTTATCGGACATCCCTTAGATGTAATGTTTGCCGAGCTTGGAGCACCAGAGGAAAAGGTATGGGATTTTGTAGATACTTATAAAGAACATTATAGAAAAATTTCTACTCAAAAAACGGAACTTTTACCTTTGGCAAGAGAAGCAATATTATTAGCGAGCGAATTTGCCGAACTGGGTATCGTGACAACAAAAACAGGTAAATATTCTAGAGTTTTAATGGAACATTTTGGCGTAATGGATAAATTTCGAGTATTAATCGGGCGTGAAGATGTAGAAAATCCAAAACCTCACGCCGAACCTATTCAAAAAGCTTTGTCTGCTTTCGAAGATATAACAACTAAAGATATCTGGATGATCGGTGATACGGAATTAGACCTCATAAGTGCGCAGAATGCCTTGGTTAACGGGATTGGTGTGTTGTGTGGATACGGTATGGAAAATACCCTAAAACAATATACTTCAACAATATTTAATAACTCTCTTGAAGCTATAGAATATTTAAAGCGTGTAAAAGAAACACACTAA
- the rpsI gene encoding 30S ribosomal protein S9, translating into MANKIYATGRRKSSVAKVWLTPGSGKITVNGLSLDAFLGGLEAKKLRVKQPLNITKQDEAVDIVATTLGGGFGGQADALRHGISRALVKFNPELKAILKPEGMMTRDSRVVERKKPGKRKARRSRQFSKR; encoded by the coding sequence ATGGCAAACAAAATTTATGCAACAGGTCGTCGTAAGAGCTCAGTAGCAAAAGTATGGTTAACTCCAGGTAGCGGTAAAATCACTGTAAACGGTCTTTCTTTAGATGCGTTTTTAGGTGGTCTTGAAGCGAAAAAACTTCGTGTAAAACAACCATTAAACATTACTAAACAAGATGAAGCTGTAGATATCGTAGCAACTACTTTAGGTGGTGGTTTCGGTGGTCAAGCTGACGCACTTCGTCACGGAATTTCTCGTGCTTTAGTAAAATTTAACCCAGAGTTAAAAGCTATCCTTAAACCTGAAGGTATGATGACTCGTGATTCACGTGTTGTTGAACGTAAAAAACCAGGTAAAAGAAAAGCACGTCGTTCTCGCCAGTTCTCAAAACGTTAA
- the modB gene encoding molybdate ABC transporter permease subunit gives MFGIDFEPFFLSFKLAAITTLVLFVISLPFAWYLSQTRSKIKPFLESVTALPIVLPPSVLGFYLLVALSQNSPIGAFFENVFDVKLVFSFTGLVIASAFYSMPFMLQPLQGGFESLNKNMIEASYIAGKNKTQTLLYVALPNIKPALLTALIVTFAHTVGEFGVVLMVGGSIPGETKVASVAIYEMVEIMDYSMAHIYSAIMVTISFVVLLSVYIFNRRYQKKIGIH, from the coding sequence ATGTTCGGTATTGATTTTGAACCATTTTTTCTTTCGTTTAAACTTGCAGCTATTACAACATTGGTGCTGTTTGTAATCTCACTTCCTTTTGCATGGTATCTTTCGCAAACCCGCTCGAAAATCAAACCATTTTTAGAAAGTGTAACGGCTCTTCCTATAGTGCTGCCACCTTCCGTACTCGGGTTTTATCTTTTAGTGGCACTCTCACAAAATTCACCTATAGGCGCTTTCTTTGAAAATGTTTTTGATGTAAAACTTGTGTTTTCATTTACCGGTTTAGTGATTGCAAGTGCTTTTTATTCTATGCCATTTATGCTCCAACCTTTACAAGGTGGATTTGAATCTTTAAATAAAAACATGATTGAAGCAAGTTATATAGCTGGAAAAAACAAAACTCAAACTCTTTTATATGTAGCATTGCCAAATATCAAGCCGGCACTCCTTACTGCTCTAATAGTCACATTTGCTCATACTGTAGGTGAGTTTGGTGTCGTACTTATGGTTGGTGGAAGTATTCCTGGTGAGACGAAGGTTGCATCAGTTGCGATCTATGAAATGGTAGAGATTATGGACTATTCAATGGCTCATATCTATTCGGCAATAATGGTTACTATTAGCTTTGTAGTACTGTTAAGTGTTTATATTTTTAATCGCAGATATCAAAAGAAGATCGGTATACATTAA
- a CDS encoding TOBE domain-containing protein: protein MSNFIAEITEIESIQTLHRVQLLCKEHTLSMISLELTPHIQVGTKVQLYVKSTNIIISREKNSDISIANQLKTTILSINYGSVLTTLKLDFSGIILESMITTKQAKKLNLQERGIVYAFINESDLSLSLVE from the coding sequence ATGAGTAACTTTATAGCTGAGATCACTGAGATAGAGTCCATTCAAACTCTTCACCGTGTCCAACTTTTATGTAAAGAGCATACACTCTCCATGATCTCCTTGGAGCTTACTCCCCACATCCAAGTGGGCACAAAAGTACAGCTTTATGTAAAGTCTACAAATATTATTATCTCTCGAGAGAAAAACAGCGATATCAGTATTGCAAACCAGTTGAAAACGACTATACTCTCGATCAATTACGGCAGTGTTTTAACAACGCTTAAACTTGATTTTTCAGGTATTATTTTAGAATCTATGATTACAACTAAACAGGCAAAAAAACTCAATTTACAAGAGAGGGGAATAGTCTATGCATTCATTAATGAAAGTGACCTTTCTCTTTCTTTAGTGGAGTAA